The genomic segment TCAACGACACTTAACTCGATCATGTAAATGCGTGAAGGCTCCAGCAGAATATTCTGACTCCTCAAGTCAAACTCCGCGATCCACTTCTGGCGTCCGCTCGCCGACAGTCCGGCAGGAGTCGGGATCCCACCGATCGGCGTGGTGAGTAGATTAACGTTACCCACGGCGACTGGAGCGAATGCTTGCGTCTGCCAATAGTAGTTCGCGATTGCCGGATAACCCGACACGGGCGGCGACGATGCAGGGACGCTCCAGATCTGAAATCGCCAAAGGCCGTTTAAGAGCGCCCATTGTGCGTTCGTGGGAGGGACCAACCCGGGCGTCGGCGTGCCCCCCAGGATCAGCGCACTGAAGTGGTCGATGTACTCCGCGTGCAATGGTTGATATTGACTGGCCACCTTCTTGTAGTCGTTACCGCCCGCTGTGCTTGCAGAAAGCCAGGTCGAGACGAGGTGCGAGTTGTCAGCCGGCGTGATGTAGTCGAAGGCGATCTGGCTCGCTCGGGCTGTCGTGGCATTGGCAGCCGCAAGAACGATCGCGACCCGTGCGAACGTGCGATAGACGCTTGGTTTGACCACTGGCAGGCCCCTGCATGGAGAACGTGAAGGACCTTCCGTTTTCAAACCGGAAGGCTGATATAGCGTGCAACTCCCTCTAAGCGTCTGGAAGGCAAACGCAAATCGTCGTTATGGTAAACTCGCCCCCCCCCCCCCGTGTCAAGCGCCTAATGCCCCCATATGGGCATAATTCTCGAAGGAACCGGCCGTTCGGCTTGGCATTTGGTAGGCCAGCCATATGCGACCTACGGCGATTCCAATCGGAAATCGTTGCGAAAAGACGTAGGGCGACTAAGAGCCTATCCCAAAACTCCTG from the Pirellulales bacterium genome contains:
- a CDS encoding PEP-CTERM sorting domain-containing protein (PEP-CTERM proteins occur, often in large numbers, in the proteomes of bacteria that also encode an exosortase, a predicted intramembrane cysteine proteinase. The presence of a PEP-CTERM domain at a protein's C-terminus predicts cleavage within the sorting domain, followed by covalent anchoring to some some component of the (usually Gram-negative) cell surface. Many PEP-CTERM proteins exhibit an unusual sequence composition that includes large numbers of potential glycosylation sites. Expression of one such protein has been shown restore the ability of a bacterium to form floc, a type of biofilm.), translating into MVKPSVYRTFARVAIVLAAANATTARASQIAFDYITPADNSHLVSTWLSASTAGGNDYKKVASQYQPLHAEYIDHFSALILGGTPTPGLVPPTNAQWALLNGLWRFQIWSVPASSPPVSGYPAIANYYWQTQAFAPVAVGNVNLLTTPIGGIPTPAGLSASGRQKWIAEFDLRSQNILLEPSRIYMIELSVVDSSGAPYIYIIGTDIAGLPGASVSKTPTQNPPGNLQYPAQNGSFAMKMTTVAVPEPESWFLLTTGGLAVLAIARRRRAWRGRRALIGAIVDEARRQRQTTA